The genomic region CTTCTCGGACAGCTTCTTCAGGGTGCCGTCGGCACGCAGTTCGTCGAGGGCCTTGTTCACGGCAGCCAGCAGTTCAGGCTCGCCTTTGCGCAGGGCGATACCGGCTTCCTGACGGGAGAAGGCTTCACCGGCGGCAACGGTTTTCGGGGCTTTCTTGGCGTATTCCAGGGCGGCCAGACGGTCGATCAGAATGGCGTCGGTGCGGCCGTTGTTCAGGTCGGCGAACTTGGTCGGATCATCGTCGTAGGTGCGCACGTCGGCACCCGGCACGTTGGCGCGGACCCATTGTTCGTAGTTGGTGCCCAGGCCTACGCCGACTTTCTTGCCGGACAGGTCGGCGGCAGTCTTGATGTTCAGCGCGGCTTCCTTGCTCTTCAGCACCAGTGCCTGAATCCCGGAAACGGTATACGGCTCGGAGAAGTCATACTTCTTCTTGCGCTCGTCGGAGATGGTCACCTGGTTGACTACAACGTCCAGACGCTTGGATTCCAGCGCGGCGAGGATACCGTCCCACTTGGTTGGCTGAACCTTGGCTTTGACGCCGAGTTTTTGTGCCAGGGCTTCGGAAAGTTCGACTTCGAAACCGGACAGTTTGCCGTCGGCATCGACGAAGCTGAACGGTGGATAAGTGCCTTCCAGGCCGACGTTGATAACGCCTTTGTCCTTGATCTGTTGCAGCTGCTCACCGGCCACTGCCTGGCCGATCAGACCGGCGCTCAGCGCCAGGCCCAGCGAACCCACCAGCAGATTGCGACGTAGTGCGGAAAAATTCATGACGAGCCCCTGTGTTTTCTTATGGAAGACGCTTAAGGAAAGTTGGCGAATTTATGATTTCGACGACAGCGCTATCCTGCCTTAAAGCAGCTTATGCGTCTTGCGCGAAATTCGCCTGCGGCGAGACTATAGGATGTCTTCGTTAGACTTGAAAATACTAAATTTTTGATCTGTTAGTTCTTTTTGGAATATTTATCGTTCCCACGCTCTGCGCAGGAATGCCTTTAGGGACGCTCCGCGTTCCAGCTCTCGAAGGGACGCGGAGCGTCCCGCGCTGCATTCCCACGCAGAGCGTGGGAACGATCAGTCAGAGGAAATCCTTGTAGGCAAATAGCGCCGGCGCCCCACCGGTATGCAGGAAGATGATCGGGCCTTCATTGAAGCGCTGACGGCCGATACCATCGAGTAACCCAGCCATGGCCTTGCCGGT from Pseudomonas tensinigenes harbors:
- the tcyJ gene encoding cystine ABC transporter substrate-binding protein → MNFSALRRNLLVGSLGLALSAGLIGQAVAGEQLQQIKDKGVINVGLEGTYPPFSFVDADGKLSGFEVELSEALAQKLGVKAKVQPTKWDGILAALESKRLDVVVNQVTISDERKKKYDFSEPYTVSGIQALVLKSKEAALNIKTAADLSGKKVGVGLGTNYEQWVRANVPGADVRTYDDDPTKFADLNNGRTDAILIDRLAALEYAKKAPKTVAAGEAFSRQEAGIALRKGEPELLAAVNKALDELRADGTLKKLSEKYFNADVTQ